A window of Deltaproteobacteria bacterium genomic DNA:
TCAGTGCAGGTATTTCCTTTCCGTCGCGCTGTCTTCGACGGCCTGCAATTGATAGAGGCGGCTGTATTCCTTCCGCTGGGCCAGCAGATCCTTGTGAGTGCCCTCCTCCACGACGCTGCCCTTGGCGAGGACCACGATGCGCGTGGCGTTGCGAATCGTGGACAAGCGGTGGGCGATCACGAGGCTGGTGCGGTTCTCCATAAGCGCGTCGAGAGCATCCTGCACGAGCCGCTCCGACTCGGAGTCGAGGGCGGAAGTGGCTTCGTCGAGGATAAGGATCGGCGCGTTCTTGAGCACGGCGCGGGCGATGGCGATGCGCTGCCGTTGTCCCCCGGACAGCTTCATGCCCAACTCTCCGATGACGGTATCGTATCCTTCGGGCAACTCCATGATGAAGTCGTGGGCATGAGCCGCCCTGGCGGCGCGGATGACGTCGTCCATGCCCTTGGAGGGATCGCCGTAGGAGATGTTGTTCCTGACGCTGTCATTGAAGAGGAAGGTGTGCTGGGTGACGATGGCGATCTGGCGCCGGAGCGACGCGACGGTGAGCTTGCGGATGTCCGTCCCGTCAAGGGTGATGCCGCCCGATGTGACGTCGTAGAAACGCGGCAGCAAGGCAGAGAGCGTCGTCTTGCCCGCGCCGCTCGTACCCACCAGGGCCACCGTCTCACCGCGCCGCACCTCCAGGTCGATGTCCTTGAGGACAGGCTCCCCCGCATACCCGAAGGTCACTTTCCGAAACGAGACACGATCGGAAAACCGTTCGGCGGGAACGGCGTCCGGGTCGTCGGCGATGTCCAGCGGCGCGTCCAGCACGTCGAAGATCCGCTCGCCCCCGGCGATGCCCTGATAGATCTCCGGCAGCGTGCGGCTCAGGTGCTTGAAGGGTTCGTAGGCCAGCAGCATGGCGGTGATGAAGGCGAAGAACTCGCCCGCGGTGCGCCCGCCGGCCATGACCGAGCTGCCCCCGTACCAGAGCACGCCGGCGATGCCGAGAGACGCCAGCACCTCCATCGCCGAGGGAATGATGGCGCGGGCGCGGCTCGCCTTCATGCTGTGGCGCAGGACCTCTCGATTCTCGCGGTTGAAGCGGTCCAGCTCGTACTGCTCCATGCCGAAAGCCTTCACGATGGGGCTCCCCTGCAGGCTCTCCTGAAGGATCGCGGCAAGGGTGCCGGTGCTGGCCTGGCTTCGCCGGGTGGCCGTACGGACGCGACCCGTGAGCCGCCGCACCGGAAGGACGGCCCCGGGGAAGGCCACGAAGGCGATGGACGCCAGCACCCAGTCCATGTAGAAGGCCACCAGCGTCAACGCCGTCACCGAGGTCGTATTGCGCGCCAGCGAGGCGACAGAGCTGGTAAGCGCGACCCGCACCAGGCTCACGTCGCTGGTGACCCGGGACAGCAGCGTGCCGGAGGGATTCCGATGGATGTAGGCCAGCGAAAGCCACTGGAGCTTCTCGCACAGGGCCGAGCGCAGGTCGCGAATGATCCGATGGCCGACGTAGTCCATCAGATAGATCTGGCCGAAGTTGGACGCCGCGCGAACCGCGAAGACCAGGACCACCATGAGCGGGACGTAGAGCAGCATCCCGGGATCCTTGTCCACGAAAACCCGGTCCACCATGTCCCGCACGACGAAGGGAAGCGCGGCGGTGGAGGCACTGAAGAGCAGCATGCACACGACCGCCCCCGAAAAGTGCGGCCACACGTAGGGTCTCAGATATGAGAGCAAACGCCGGTAGGGCGTCATGACGGCGCTCCCGTGCCGGCGCGTGCCAGCAACCGCATCGCCATGTCCGCGACCCGTCCGGGAGCGCCCGGAGGACCCAGGCGCCGGCGCACCGCCTCGAGTTTCGCCACCACCGCCCGGTGGACCTCCGGCCGGAGCAGACGCCGGGTCTCGGCCAGTATCCCCTCGGCCGTGACCTCGCTCTGGATCAACTCGGGCACCACCCGTTCGCCGGCGATGATGTTCACCATGCCGATATGCTCCACCCGAATGAGCAGACGCCCCAGCCAATAGCTCAGGGGCGACAAACGATAGGTGATGACCATGGGCTTCTTGAGCAGACCCGCCTCCAGGGTCGCCGTCCCGGACGCCACCCACACGAGGTCCGCCGCCGCCAACACGTTGTAGGCGTCGCCGTCGGCGATGCGCACGGTGAAGGGGGCTTCCGCCACGGCCCGCTCCAACTCGCCGGGCTCGATGGTGCTGGCCCGTATCACAACGAACTGGACCTCGCGCTCGCGCGCCAGACCCCGCGCCGCGTCCAGCATGGGACCCATGAGCGAGGCCACTTCCTTCTCCCGGCTGCCGGGCATGATCGCCACGGTGAGCTTCGCGGCTTCCAGCCCCAGCCCTTGAAGGCTGGCGTCGCGCTCCCGGCTCGGGTTGACGACGTCCACGAGGGGGTGTCCGACGAAGTTGACGGTCGGCACGCCCGAGGACTTGTACAGCTCGGCCTCGAACGGGAACACCACGGCCATGGCGTCGACGCAAGCGGCGAGCTGGCGGATGCGGTAGCGGCGCCAGGCCCACACCTGCGGGCTGATGTAGTAGAGCACGGTGATGCCGTGGCGCCGCGCAAGGCGCGCCAACCGCATGTTGAACTCCGGGAAGTCGATGAGAATAAGCAGGGCCGGGCGCGTGCTCAGCAACAGGCGCCGCAAGAGCCGGTAGGCCAGCCAAACGTGGCGCAAGCTGCCCACCACCTCCCAAAACCCCACGCCCGACACCTTGGCGAAGTCGTGCACCACCTTCATGCCCGCCTGGCGCAGGCCTGCGCCGCCCATGCCGAAAACCTCCACCGTCGGGTCGCGCCGCCTCAGGATCCGCACCAGCTCGGCCCCGCGGGCGTCGCCCGAGGCTTCCCCGCACACCAGCATCACCTCGGCCGCCCGCTTCCCCGGGGATGCGTGATTCGTCATCACAAGCGCTCGCTTATGGCAGAGGCGATGCGCAGGGCGTGCAGCCCGTCCTCTCCGCTCACCACCGGGTCCCTGCGGGCAGCCACCGATTCCAGAAACGACTCGATCTGGTCCCGGAGGGCATCGCCGCCCTCGGTCACGATGGTTTCGCCCGAGATGCCGTCCCAGCCCCGGCTCCGGTCCTCCATGCGGTACACCTGCGCCTTCTTGGCGTCATAGTCCAGCGAGATGTAGGCGTCGTGCTGAAAGAAGCGAATCTTGCGCTCGCGCTTCACCGACACCCGGCTCGCCGTGACGTTGGCGACGCATCCGTCCTCGAAACGAATGCGCGCGTTGGCGATGTCGGGCTTGTCCGTAAGCACGGTGACGCCGGTGGCGTCGATTTGAGCCACGGGCGCGTGCACCAGGCTGGAGATCACGTCGATGTCGTGAATCATCAGGTCCAGCACCACGTCGACGTCCGTGCCCCGGGCAATGAACGGCGCCAAGCGGTGGCACTCCACGAACCTGGGCGCCGATATCACCGAGGAGAGTGCGCGCACCACCGGATTGAAGCGCTCCAGATGTCCCACCTGAAGGATGCGGCCGTGGCGGCGCGCGGTCTTCACCAACTCGCAACCGTCGGCCACCGTCGAGGTGATGGGCTTTTCCACGAGCACATCGACTCCCGCCTCCAGGCAAGCGCGAGCGACCCGGTAGTGTTGCTGCGTCGGCACCGCGATGCTCACGCAACGCACGCGCTCGAGGACTCGGCGGAAATCGGTGACCGCGGGCACGCGGTAGCGTGCGCCGGCCTCTTGCGCGCGCCGTTCGTCGACGTCGGCCACGGCCACAAGCTCGGCGGAGGGCAAAGCCGCGTACTTGGCCGCATGGAGGCTGCCGGCGTAGCCCACGCCGATCACACCCACCGCGATGGGGGCCTGCCTGCTCATTCCGGCTCCGAGGCCACCGCGACCACGGCGATGCCCGCATCGTCGGCGGCCGCCAGCAGCTCCTCCCTGTCCAGCAGAATCGACCGCTCACACTCCACCGCGAGCACGCCGCCCCCTGCTTCCCGCAGGACCTCGATGGTCCCCGGGCCGATGGCAGGCACGTCGAAGCGCAGGTCCTGGTCCGGCTTGCTCATCTTCACCACCACGATGGAACCCTCCACGATCTCGCCGCCGCGGCGGATGGCGGCGTCCGTACCCTCGACGGCTTCCACGGCCAGAACGACCCCCTCCTTCAGCACCAGGGTCTGACCGATGCCCATGCGCCCGAGCGTCTTCACCATGGGGATTCCCAGACGCACGTCCCGCCATTGCAGCGCGCTCGGCTCGGTGCGGGTCAATACGCCAGGCGTACCGGGAACGATGCGTTCGAGGAAGACCGTTGAAGGGACCACCCGGATACCCTCGCCCTCGAGCTCTCCGGCAACCCCGCGCAAGAGGTGGTCGTCGTCCCGGCGCCGCATCCGCGCCAGCAACGCCAGCCCTCTGGGATCGGGCCTGAAGTTCGAGAACATGCGGACCTTGCGGATGCCGCCCGCCATGACCGCGTGACGAACGTGGGCCTTGTGGAAGGTTCGTATGATCCGCCCCAACTGCCCTACCCGGATCCAGGTGACCTCCGCCGCGAACTGCTCGATCTCCGGGTCCGTTTCCCCATGGTGCGCCACCGCGATGACGCGCACCCCGGCCTGTCGCGCGTTGCGCGCGAATATCAACGGGAACCGTCCGCTGCCGGCGATCAGCCCGACCCGGTCCGCCGGCATTTCCGCCATCCGGCTCAGCGGCAGATCCCCCGCCTGGAGCTTTCCACGAAGTCGATCATCTGCTCCACTTCCCGGGTTCGCGGCACCTCCGCGCGCACCCGCGCCAGCGCCTCCGGAACCCGCAACCCGGACCGGAAGAGGATGCGGTACGTGCGCCGCAGTGCCGCCACGCGGCTCTGGTCGAAACCCTGCCGCCGCAGCCCCTCGACGTTCAGACCGCGCAGCTTCACACGGTCCCCGGTGGCGTTGCAGTACGGCGGCACGTCCTTGGAGACCATCGAGCCCGCGCCGACGATGGCCCCGCTGCCGATGGCGACGAACTGGTGAACGCCCACCAGGGCGCCGATGACCGTCCGGTTTCCGACCCGCACGTGGCCTCCGAGCATGGCCCCGTTGGCGACGATGTTGTCGTCGCCGACGATGCAGTCATGGGCGATGTGGCATTGCATCATCAAGAGGTTCCGTTGCCCCACCCGGGTGAGCATTCCGCCGCCGCGGGTCCCGGGGTTCAAGGAAACGAATTCGCGGATGGCGTTGCCGTCACCGACGACCAAGCGGCTGTCCTCGCCCTGGTACTTGAGGTCCTGCGGAACGGAACCCACGGTGGCGAACGGGTGGATGACGTTGTCCCGGCCGAGGGCCGTGTTCCCTTCCACCACCACGTGAGACTTGATGCGCGTGCCCCTGCCGACGCTCACCCCCGAGCCGACGACCGTGTACGGCCCGATCTCGACGTCGTCGTCGAGCTCCGCGCCCGCATGCACCACAGCGGTGGGATGCACCCGGACCATGCTCCTCCCCTCAGCGCCGCGCGCAGGTCACACGGGCATCTCCATGGCGGACAATTCCGCCTCCGCCACGCGCTTTCCGTCCACCGTCGCATGCGCGCCAAGGCGCCAATAGTGCTTGCGCCGCCGCAGGATTTCCAACTCGATACGCAACTGATCGCCCGGCTCCACCGGGTGCTTGAACTTCACCCGGTCGAGGCCGGTGAGGACGAAGACCTTGTCCGACAACTGGTCGCTGCAACGCGCGAAGATGGCGCCCACCTGCGCCATGGCTTCGCAGATCAGCACGCCCGGCATGATGGGCTTGTCGGGAAAGTGGCCCTGGAAGAAGCTCTCGTTGATGCTGACGTTCTTGATGCCCACGATACGCCGGTCGGGCTCGAGCTCCACGATTCGATCCACCAGAAGGAACGGATAACGATGCGGGATCAGCTTGCGTATCTCGGTTACGTCGATCATTTCGCTACGGGACCTCCTTGTCCTCCGTAGAGGCCGTCAAACGCAAGGCTCGCTCGATCTCGGCGACCCGACGCCAAAGCGAGGGCAGCTTCGGCAGGAGCCGGATCACCCTGAGCCACTCCTTGTGCGGCGCGGCCGTGATCAGCCCGGAGAGCATGGAACCGGGCGGCACCGATTGCACAATGGTGCTCCTGGGTCCGATCACCGACCGGGAGCCGATCTCCACGTGGTCGCTCACGCCTACCCGTCCGGCGAGCACCACGTCGTCGCCCACCACCGCGCTGCCCGCGATGCCTGTCTGGGCGACGATCAGACAGCGTTCGCCGATCACCACATTGTGCCCTATCTGCACGAGATTATCGATCTTCGTGTCCGCGCCGATGCGAGTGCTGCCGATGGTCGCCCGATCGATGGTGGTGTTGGCGCCGATCTCCACGTTGTCGCCGATCTCCACGATCCCGGCCTGCGGCACCTTGAGGCGCCGTGGACCGTGGCCCACGTAGCCGAAGCCGTCGCTGCCGATGACCACGCCCGCGTGAACAATGACGCCGTCGCCGATCCGGCAGCCCGCCGCCACCGTCACGTTGGGATGCAACACGCAACCACGGCCGAGCCGCGTCCCCGCTCCGACGGACACACCCGGCATGAGAACGGTCCCCTCTCCAACCCGGGCGTCCTTGCCCACGTGGCAGTGAGGATAGAGGCTGGCGCTCGGTTCAACGACAGCGGATGGATCGACCGCGGCCAAGGGGCTGACGCCCGCCGCGTGCACGGCCGGGGGATTGAACAAGGCGTGAATCCGCGCGAATGCCCGGTGGGGATCCTCGACGCGAAGAAGGTTGAGCGAGGTGTCCGTGCGCAGGTCATGGGCCACGATGACCGCGCCGGCCTTGCAGGCGGCCATATGGCGCCGGTAGCGTGGGTGGGTCAGGAAAGTGATGTCCCCCGGGCCGGCATCCTCGATGGAGGACACCCTCTCGATGGTCACGTCCGCGTCACCGACCACCCGTCCGCCGACGAACTCGGCGAGGTCCGCGAGCGATTTGCCTGAGGTGGTCACCTGTCCTTGTCGGCCGTCTTCCGAAAGCGCTCGTTGTAAAGCTTGATCACGTCATCGGTGACGTCGGTTCCCTTGTCCGTGTAGAGAAGCTGGCCCCGTTCGAGAATCATGGTGAACTTCCCGGTCTTGCCCAGTTCCGCGATGATCTTTTGCAGTTCCTTCAGGATCCCGTCGGTGACCTCGCGTTCCCTGAGGGCCAGTTCCTCCTGCATGTCGCGCTTGTCGCGTTCGTAGTCGCGCACGCGGCGCTGGAAGCGGAGCTGCGCCTTGGCCCTCTCGCTTTCCTTCATCAGGACGCCCTGCTTCTGCAAGTCCCGCTGCTCCTTCTCGATGGCCTGTTGCTCCTTCCGCAATGCGTCCTGCTTGTCCTTGACCGAGGCCCGAAACTGCGCGCGCGCACTCTTGCCGCGCTCGGACAAGCTGATGGCCCTCTGAAGATTGACGAACCCGACCTTGAGTTCCTGGCCCCACGCGGGGGTCAGCAGCAGCGTCGACAAGAGAACCAGGCAGACTCGGGTCACCGTAACCTCCAGAAAGACTAAAGCTCAAAAATGCGGCTCGGCCCACCGGCGCCGTCAAAAACCGCCGAGCGCTCCAAACGCGAATCCGAGAAGCTCCTTGCGATCGGTCGGCTCCGCGTTCACCGGGAAGGCCCAACTCAGTCTAACCGGACCGATGGGCGACTGCCACCGCATCGCCAACCCCACCGAGCGCCTCAAGTCCTCGATACGGATATTCTCGGAGGGGCCGAACGCCTGCCCCTGGTCGAAAAAGAGAGAGCCCCGG
This region includes:
- a CDS encoding ABC transporter transmembrane domain-containing protein: MLLFSASTAALPFVVRDMVDRVFVDKDPGMLLYVPLMVVLVFAVRAASNFGQIYLMDYVGHRIIRDLRSALCEKLQWLSLAYIHRNPSGTLLSRVTSDVSLVRVALTSSVASLARNTTSVTALTLVAFYMDWVLASIAFVAFPGAVLPVRRLTGRVRTATRRSQASTGTLAAILQESLQGSPIVKAFGMEQYELDRFNRENREVLRHSMKASRARAIIPSAMEVLASLGIAGVLWYGGSSVMAGGRTAGEFFAFITAMLLAYEPFKHLSRTLPEIYQGIAGGERIFDVLDAPLDIADDPDAVPAERFSDRVSFRKVTFGYAGEPVLKDIDLEVRRGETVALVGTSGAGKTTLSALLPRFYDVTSGGITLDGTDIRKLTVASLRRQIAIVTQHTFLFNDSVRNNISYGDPSKGMDDVIRAARAAHAHDFIMELPEGYDTVIGELGMKLSGGQRQRIAIARAVLKNAPILILDEATSALDSESERLVQDALDALMENRTSLVIAHRLSTIRNATRIVVLAKGSVVEEGTHKDLLAQRKEYSRLYQLQAVEDSATERKYLH
- the lpxB gene encoding lipid-A-disaccharide synthase encodes the protein MTNHASPGKRAAEVMLVCGEASGDARGAELVRILRRRDPTVEVFGMGGAGLRQAGMKVVHDFAKVSGVGFWEVVGSLRHVWLAYRLLRRLLLSTRPALLILIDFPEFNMRLARLARRHGITVLYYISPQVWAWRRYRIRQLAACVDAMAVVFPFEAELYKSSGVPTVNFVGHPLVDVVNPSRERDASLQGLGLEAAKLTVAIMPGSREKEVASLMGPMLDAARGLAREREVQFVVIRASTIEPGELERAVAEAPFTVRIADGDAYNVLAAADLVWVASGTATLEAGLLKKPMVITYRLSPLSYWLGRLLIRVEHIGMVNIIAGERVVPELIQSEVTAEGILAETRRLLRPEVHRAVVAKLEAVRRRLGPPGAPGRVADMAMRLLARAGTGAPS
- a CDS encoding Gfo/Idh/MocA family oxidoreductase, yielding MSRQAPIAVGVIGVGYAGSLHAAKYAALPSAELVAVADVDERRAQEAGARYRVPAVTDFRRVLERVRCVSIAVPTQQHYRVARACLEAGVDVLVEKPITSTVADGCELVKTARRHGRILQVGHLERFNPVVRALSSVISAPRFVECHRLAPFIARGTDVDVVLDLMIHDIDVISSLVHAPVAQIDATGVTVLTDKPDIANARIRFEDGCVANVTASRVSVKRERKIRFFQHDAYISLDYDAKKAQVYRMEDRSRGWDGISGETIVTEGGDALRDQIESFLESVAARRDPVVSGEDGLHALRIASAISERL
- the lpxI gene encoding UDP-2,3-diacylglucosamine diphosphatase LpxI (LpxI, functionally equivalent to LpxH, replaces it in LPS biosynthesis in a minority of bacteria.), whose protein sequence is MPADRVGLIAGSGRFPLIFARNARQAGVRVIAVAHHGETDPEIEQFAAEVTWIRVGQLGRIIRTFHKAHVRHAVMAGGIRKVRMFSNFRPDPRGLALLARMRRRDDDHLLRGVAGELEGEGIRVVPSTVFLERIVPGTPGVLTRTEPSALQWRDVRLGIPMVKTLGRMGIGQTLVLKEGVVLAVEAVEGTDAAIRRGGEIVEGSIVVVKMSKPDQDLRFDVPAIGPGTIEVLREAGGGVLAVECERSILLDREELLAAADDAGIAVVAVASEPE
- the lpxA gene encoding acyl-ACP--UDP-N-acetylglucosamine O-acyltransferase, with amino-acid sequence MVRVHPTAVVHAGAELDDDVEIGPYTVVGSGVSVGRGTRIKSHVVVEGNTALGRDNVIHPFATVGSVPQDLKYQGEDSRLVVGDGNAIREFVSLNPGTRGGGMLTRVGQRNLLMMQCHIAHDCIVGDDNIVANGAMLGGHVRVGNRTVIGALVGVHQFVAIGSGAIVGAGSMVSKDVPPYCNATGDRVKLRGLNVEGLRRQGFDQSRVAALRRTYRILFRSGLRVPEALARVRAEVPRTREVEQMIDFVESSRRGICR
- the fabZ gene encoding 3-hydroxyacyl-ACP dehydratase FabZ, translated to MIDVTEIRKLIPHRYPFLLVDRIVELEPDRRIVGIKNVSINESFFQGHFPDKPIMPGVLICEAMAQVGAIFARCSDQLSDKVFVLTGLDRVKFKHPVEPGDQLRIELEILRRRKHYWRLGAHATVDGKRVAEAELSAMEMPV
- the lpxD gene encoding UDP-3-O-(3-hydroxymyristoyl)glucosamine N-acyltransferase; translation: MTTSGKSLADLAEFVGGRVVGDADVTIERVSSIEDAGPGDITFLTHPRYRRHMAACKAGAVIVAHDLRTDTSLNLLRVEDPHRAFARIHALFNPPAVHAAGVSPLAAVDPSAVVEPSASLYPHCHVGKDARVGEGTVLMPGVSVGAGTRLGRGCVLHPNVTVAAGCRIGDGVIVHAGVVIGSDGFGYVGHGPRRLKVPQAGIVEIGDNVEIGANTTIDRATIGSTRIGADTKIDNLVQIGHNVVIGERCLIVAQTGIAGSAVVGDDVVLAGRVGVSDHVEIGSRSVIGPRSTIVQSVPPGSMLSGLITAAPHKEWLRVIRLLPKLPSLWRRVAEIERALRLTASTEDKEVP
- a CDS encoding OmpH family outer membrane protein; the encoded protein is MTRVCLVLLSTLLLTPAWGQELKVGFVNLQRAISLSERGKSARAQFRASVKDKQDALRKEQQAIEKEQRDLQKQGVLMKESERAKAQLRFQRRVRDYERDKRDMQEELALREREVTDGILKELQKIIAELGKTGKFTMILERGQLLYTDKGTDVTDDVIKLYNERFRKTADKDR